Proteins from one Telopea speciosissima isolate NSW1024214 ecotype Mountain lineage chromosome 1, Tspe_v1, whole genome shotgun sequence genomic window:
- the LOC122662922 gene encoding BAG family molecular chaperone regulator 3-like isoform X1 has translation MMRMRTKTKGMSVMNGNSGGGGVGEPEAVHWEVRPGGMLVQQRNPDSGRASVAPTIRVKVKYGFSYHEIYINSQANFGELKKLLSAPTGLHHEDQKLLFKDKERDSNAYLDIVGVKDGSKLVLVEDAISREKRFLEMRKNAKMEKASKSISEISSEVDKLAAQVSALESVISKGDKVAETDVLNLIELLMNQLIKLDGIIADGDVKMQRKTLVRRVQKYVETLDLLKIRNAMPSSFSNGNGGQIRMQQQQKHSTRKVPEQVSVSKTMQQPQRHSTDQISHTQQQQPQQPARHSAAGTVVTTQWETFDFDLPASSASNTGTTPTPTATIAHSQTQAPSSKFGWDFFH, from the exons ATGATGCGAATGAGGACAAAGACCAAAGGGATGTCAGTCATGAACGGCAACTCAGGAGGCGGTGGTGTCGGTGAACCAGAAGCTGTGCATTGGGAAGTCAGACCAGGTGGAATGCTCGTACAGCAACGGAATCCTGATTCCGGCAGAGCCTCCGTCGCCCCCACCATTAGAGTTAAGGTCAAATACGGCTTTTCTTATCACGaaatctacatcaactctcaaGCTAATTTCG GGGAGTTAAAGAAGCTATTGTCGGCGCCGACTGGATTGCATCATGAGGACCAGAAACTGCTTTTTAAGGACAAGGAGAGAGACTCTAATGCGTATCTCGATATTGTGGGAGTGAAAGACGGATCAAAACTCGTTCTTGTGGAGGATGCGATTAGCAGGGAAAAAAGGTTCCTTGAGATGCGTAAGAATGCCAAGATGGAGAAGGCATCAAAATCCATCTCAGAAATCAGCTCGGAAGTCGACAAGCTTGCTGCCCAG GTTTCTGCTCTCGAATCCGTTATATCTAAAGGTGACAAAGTTGCAGAAACCGATGTGTTGAATCTGATTGAGCTGTTAATGAACCAATTGATTAAGTTGGATGGTATCATTGCCGATGGAGATGTGAAAATGCAAAGGAAAACGCTG GTGAGGAGAGTGCAAAAGTATGTGGAAACTCTTGACCTGCTGAAGATCCGGAACGCCATGCCGAGTAGCTTTAGCAATGGCAATGGCGGTCAGATTCGAATGCAACAGCAACAGAAGCATTCAACTAGGAAAGTGCCAGAGCAAGTGTCTGTATCAAAGACAATGCAGCAGCCGCAGAGGCATTCAACGGATCAAATTTCACACacacagcagcagcagccgCAGCAACCTGCAAGGCATTCGGCCGCAGGGACAGTGGTGACAACCCAATGGGAgacatttgattttgatttaccAGCATCCTCTGCTTCAAACACCggcaccacccccacccccaccgcCACCATCGCCCACAGCCAAACCCAGGCCCCTTCTAGTAAGTTCGGCTGGGACTTCTTTCATTAA
- the LOC122662922 gene encoding BAG family molecular chaperone regulator 3-like isoform X2: protein MMRMRTKTKGMSVMNGNSGGGGVGEPEAVHWEVRPGGMLVQQRNPDSGRASVAPTIRVKVKYGFSYHEIYINSQANFGELKKLLSAPTGLHHEDQKLLFKDKERDSNAYLDIVGVKDGSKLVLVEDAISREKRFLEMRKNAKMEKASKSISEISSEVDKLAAQVSALESVISKGDKVAETDVLNLIELLMNQLIKLDGIIADGDVKMQRKLKVRRVQKYVETLDLLKIRNAMPSSFSNGNGGQIRMQQQQKHSTRKVPEQVSVSKTMQQPQRHSTDQISHTQQQQPQQPARHSAAGTVVTTQWETFDFDLPASSASNTGTTPTPTATIAHSQTQAPSSKFGWDFFH, encoded by the exons ATGATGCGAATGAGGACAAAGACCAAAGGGATGTCAGTCATGAACGGCAACTCAGGAGGCGGTGGTGTCGGTGAACCAGAAGCTGTGCATTGGGAAGTCAGACCAGGTGGAATGCTCGTACAGCAACGGAATCCTGATTCCGGCAGAGCCTCCGTCGCCCCCACCATTAGAGTTAAGGTCAAATACGGCTTTTCTTATCACGaaatctacatcaactctcaaGCTAATTTCG GGGAGTTAAAGAAGCTATTGTCGGCGCCGACTGGATTGCATCATGAGGACCAGAAACTGCTTTTTAAGGACAAGGAGAGAGACTCTAATGCGTATCTCGATATTGTGGGAGTGAAAGACGGATCAAAACTCGTTCTTGTGGAGGATGCGATTAGCAGGGAAAAAAGGTTCCTTGAGATGCGTAAGAATGCCAAGATGGAGAAGGCATCAAAATCCATCTCAGAAATCAGCTCGGAAGTCGACAAGCTTGCTGCCCAG GTTTCTGCTCTCGAATCCGTTATATCTAAAGGTGACAAAGTTGCAGAAACCGATGTGTTGAATCTGATTGAGCTGTTAATGAACCAATTGATTAAGTTGGATGGTATCATTGCCGATGGAGATGTGAAAATGCAAAGGAAA TTGAAGGTGAGGAGAGTGCAAAAGTATGTGGAAACTCTTGACCTGCTGAAGATCCGGAACGCCATGCCGAGTAGCTTTAGCAATGGCAATGGCGGTCAGATTCGAATGCAACAGCAACAGAAGCATTCAACTAGGAAAGTGCCAGAGCAAGTGTCTGTATCAAAGACAATGCAGCAGCCGCAGAGGCATTCAACGGATCAAATTTCACACacacagcagcagcagccgCAGCAACCTGCAAGGCATTCGGCCGCAGGGACAGTGGTGACAACCCAATGGGAgacatttgattttgatttaccAGCATCCTCTGCTTCAAACACCggcaccacccccacccccaccgcCACCATCGCCCACAGCCAAACCCAGGCCCCTTCTAGTAAGTTCGGCTGGGACTTCTTTCATTAA
- the LOC122655163 gene encoding protein DETOXIFICATION 49-like, protein MCRLIHFPETCKCNPESDQPYLPHTNYSEPDMFSPLIPKTPTSQQQQQQQQQHLEADHQEEAEQTQSQSYDHEKPSTTTTTTTTTTTTHLSLAINEAKSIANIALPMVLTGLLLYPRSMISMLFLGRLGDLALAGGSLAIGFANITGYSILSGLAMGMEPICGQAFGAKRHTLLGLSLQRTVLLLLVISIPIAFLWLNVERILIYCGQETEIAREAQSYILYSLPDLLAQSLLHPLRIYLRSQSITLPLTYCATLAILLHIPINYLLVSVLNLGIKGVALSGVWTNFNLVGSLIVYIYMFGVYKKTWGGISWECLKGWKSLLNLAIPSCISVCLEWWWYEIMILLCGLLSNPRTTVASMGILIQTTSLIYIFPSSLSSSVSTRVGNELGANQPGKARLAALVGLLFSFLLGFSALMFAMAVRSVWATMFTLDAEIIALTSLILPIIGLCELGNCPQTTGCGVLRGTAQPTVGANINLGSFYLVGMPVAIWLAFLSGYDIKGLWLGLLAAQFSCMVIMILVLGRTDWDLQAQKAQALTTGAASIDDDDDDHKEVKVSSDNIFRTTNDSSV, encoded by the coding sequence ATGTGTCGCTTAATTCACTTTCCAGAGACCTGCAAATGCAACCCAGAATCAGACCAACCTTACCTTCCCCATACCAACTACTCGGAACCCGACATGTTTAGTCCATTGATACCCAAAACTCCAACatctcaacaacaacaacaacaacaacaacaacatctaGAAGCAGATCATCAAGAAGAAGCAGAACAAACACAATCACAATCTTATGATCATGAAAAGCCatccactactactactactactactactactactacaaccCACCTCTCCCTTGCCATTAATGAAGCCAAATCCATAGCCAACATAGCTCTCCCCATGGTCCTCACGGGTCTCTTACTCTACCCTCGTTCCATGATCTCAATGCTCTTCCTTGGCCGTTTAGGTGACCTGGCCTTAGCCGGCGGTTCTCTAGCCATTGGCTTTGCAAACATCACCGGTTACTCCATTCTCTCTGGTCTCGCCATGGGAATGGAACCCATTTGTGGGCAGGCCTTCGGTGCCAAAAGGCATACTCTGCTCGGCCTCTCCTTGCAGAGAActgtgcttcttcttcttgtcatCTCAATCCCCATAGCCTTCCTTTGGTTGAATGTGGAGAGAATTCTTATCTATTGCGGTCAAGAAACAGAGATAGCCAGGGAAGCCCAATCCTACATTCTGTATTCTCTGCCGGATCTCCTCGCTCAATCACTTCTCCACCCACTTCGAATCTACCTCAGGAGTCAATCCATAACACTACCCCTAACTTACTGTGCCACTTTAGCAATCCTTCTTCACATACCCATTAATTATCTCCTTGTCTCTGTtctcaaccttggaatcaaaggcGTAGCTTTGAGCGGTGTTTGGACCAATTTCAACCTCGTGGGTTCTCTGATCGTCTATATATACATGTTTGGTGTATACAAGAAGACCTGGGGAGGTATCTCTTGGGAATGCTTAAAAGGTTGGAAATCACTCCTCAATTTGGCCATTCCGAGCTGCATTTCGGTCTGTCTAGAATGGTGGTGGTACGAAATCATGATTCTCTTATGTGGGCTTCTGTCGAATCCAAGAACAACAGTGGCATCCATGGGAATACTGATTCAAACTACTTCTCTAATCTACATATTCCCTTCTTCTCTGAGCTCCAGTGTATCCACAAGGGTGGGTAATGAATTGGGTGCGAACCAGCCAGGGAAAGCGAGACTCGCCGCTCTCGTGGGTCTCTTGTTTAGTTTCTTATTGGGTTTTTCAGCATTGATGTTTGCTATGGCTGTGAGATCAGTATGGGCGACAATGTTCACTCTAGATGCAGAGATCATTGCATTGACATCGCTGATTTTGCCTATAATTGGATTGTGTGAGCTTGGGAACTGTCCACAGACGACAGGGTGTGGGGTATTGAGAGGAACTGCGCAGCCAACAGTGGGAGCAAATATCAATCTGGGTTCGTTCTATCTGGTTGGAATGCCGGTGGCAATTTGGTTGGCGTTCTTATCTGGTTATGATATCAAAGGGCTATGGTTGGGACTCTTGGCGGCTCAGTTCTCCTGTATGGTGATCATGATATTGGTTTTGGGTAGAACGGATTGGGATCTCCAAGCCCAGAAGGCACAAGCGCTGACCACCGGAGCTGCTtctattgatgatgatgatgatgatcataaGGAAGTTAAAGTTTCCTCGGACAATATTTTTAGAACAACCAACGATTCATCAGTTTAA